One Thiocapsa bogorovii DNA segment encodes these proteins:
- a CDS encoding dinitrogenase iron-molybdenum cofactor biosynthesis protein — protein sequence MSNDTLSDDIALRIGLAARTLPEPDPARLIRVLADAVGLPPTATTLDTLRVKDLKQAADGELGDLDTDLLKSMLAILKGETGETVAPAPPIEPYAEGDMPGSVRVACASNGGDELDGHFGAARHFLVYQVSANEIRLIDVREVDESGTVEDRNGQRAALIADCQVLYVASIGGPAAAKVVKADIHPIKDAAGGSARTRMIALQRILGEKAPPWLAKAMGQSPEERVRFARSEDAA from the coding sequence ATGTCCAACGACACACTCTCCGACGATATCGCGCTGCGCATCGGCCTGGCCGCCCGCACCCTCCCCGAACCGGATCCGGCGCGCCTGATTCGTGTCCTCGCCGACGCCGTGGGCCTGCCGCCCACCGCGACCACATTGGACACCCTGCGGGTGAAGGATCTCAAGCAGGCCGCCGACGGGGAGTTGGGCGATCTGGACACTGATCTGCTGAAATCCATGCTGGCCATCCTCAAGGGCGAGACCGGGGAGACCGTCGCGCCGGCTCCGCCGATCGAGCCCTATGCCGAGGGCGACATGCCCGGCTCGGTTCGGGTCGCCTGCGCATCGAACGGAGGCGATGAGCTCGACGGACATTTCGGGGCCGCGCGGCATTTCCTGGTCTACCAGGTCTCGGCGAACGAGATTCGCCTGATCGACGTGCGCGAGGTCGACGAATCCGGAACGGTCGAGGACAGGAACGGCCAGCGTGCCGCCTTGATCGCCGACTGTCAGGTGCTCTATGTGGCCTCGATCGGGGGTCCTGCTGCAGCCAAGGTCGTCAAGGCCGATATCCACCCTATCAAAGACGCGGCGGGCGGAAGCGCGAGAACCCGCATGATCGCCCTCCAGCGCATTCTCGGCGAGAAGGCCCCGCCTTGGCTCGCCAAGGCGATGGGGCAGTCGCCCGAAGAACGGGTTCGATTCGCGCGCTCGGAGGATGCGGCATGA
- a CDS encoding 4Fe-4S binding protein, protein MALQIIRELCTACGDCEPLCPTQSISAWKGVYRIDANTCSECEGDGEPGVPQCLDACMEEDCIVPA, encoded by the coding sequence ATGGCCCTGCAAATTATTCGCGAGCTCTGCACCGCCTGCGGCGACTGCGAGCCCTTGTGCCCGACGCAATCCATCTCGGCCTGGAAGGGCGTCTACCGCATCGACGCCAACACCTGCAGCGAATGCGAGGGTGACGGCGAACCCGGCGTGCCGCAGTGCCTCGATGCCTGCATGGAAGAGGACTGCATCGTCCCGGCTTGA
- the metF gene encoding methylenetetrahydrofolate reductase [NAD(P)H] translates to MPPVSQQPPTFSVELFPPKTPEGMEKLKREIAQLNGVSPGYFSVTYGAGGSTRDRTFETVDWLRGHDIETAPHIACVGSARAEIREILGRYREQGIRRLVALRGDLPSGMGGGTGGDFRYANELVSFIRDEFGDSFKIEVAAYPEYHPQSGSPERDLTNFKRKVQAGADAAITQYFYNPDAYFAFIESCDRVGVTLPIIPGIMPITNYTQLARFSDACGAEIPRWVRRRLEGYGDDVESLRAFGHEVVLNLCRRLIDGGAPGLHFYTMNQSGPTLRLWKDLALPLPA, encoded by the coding sequence ATGCCGCCCGTATCACAACAACCCCCGACCTTCAGCGTCGAGCTCTTCCCGCCCAAGACCCCGGAGGGAATGGAGAAGCTCAAGCGCGAGATCGCGCAGCTCAACGGTGTTTCGCCGGGCTACTTCTCGGTGACCTACGGGGCCGGGGGATCCACCCGCGACCGCACCTTCGAGACCGTCGACTGGCTGCGCGGCCATGACATCGAGACCGCCCCGCACATCGCCTGTGTGGGTTCGGCAAGGGCCGAGATCCGCGAGATCCTCGGCCGCTATCGGGAGCAGGGGATCCGACGCCTGGTGGCCTTGCGCGGTGATCTCCCCTCCGGTATGGGCGGGGGCACCGGGGGCGATTTCCGTTACGCCAACGAGCTGGTGTCCTTCATCCGCGACGAGTTCGGGGATAGTTTCAAGATCGAGGTTGCGGCCTATCCCGAGTATCACCCGCAATCCGGGAGTCCCGAGCGGGACCTCACCAACTTCAAGCGCAAGGTGCAGGCCGGTGCGGATGCCGCCATCACGCAGTATTTCTACAATCCGGATGCCTACTTCGCCTTCATCGAGAGTTGCGATCGGGTCGGCGTCACCCTGCCGATCATCCCCGGCATCATGCCCATCACCAATTACACGCAGCTCGCGCGTTTCTCCGACGCCTGCGGTGCCGAGATCCCGCGTTGGGTGCGGCGCCGACTTGAGGGTTACGGCGACGACGTGGAGAGTCTGCGTGCCTTCGGGCACGAGGTCGTGCTCAACCTCTGCCGTCGCCTGATCGACGGCGGGGCGCCGGGACTGCACTTCTATACGATGAACCAGTCGGGCCCGACCCTGCGGTTGTGGAAGGATCTCGCGCTTCCGTTGCCCGCCTGA
- a CDS encoding sodium-translocating pyrophosphatase, producing the protein MNEPVFWIAPIAALLAMIYARKFFKEMLRQDQGTALMQEIGDHVRHGAMAYLRQQYKIMFLVFAVLTIVFGVLAYYYQVQNTWLPFTFVFGGFFSALAGYFGMQTATRASTRTAAAARTSLPEALKIAFRSGAVMGLVVVGLGLGNIVVWFILADLLIPHSAAGEGVRMVLVTTTILTFGVGASMQAMFARVGGGIFTKAADVGADLVGKVESGIPEDDPRNPAVIADNVGDNVGDVAGMGADLFESYCGSILAAAALGAAAYVLDPALQMKAVVAPIAIAGIGILLSIVGVYLVKTKEGATQKDLLGSLSRGINASALMIVIASAGLLLLLGIPNVWGVWGAVVTGLVTGIIVGRSTEYSTSPSYGPTRLIAAQAEGGPATLIIAGVGVGMLSTAIPVLAVGTGTMLAFLFASGFDLTQMNQGLYGVAIAAVGMLSTLGITLASDAYGPIADNAGGNAEMSGLGAEVRARTDALDSLGNTTAATGKGFAIGSAALTALALIASYIEVIRIELVNAGQTVLTLGNDATVETARATLTDFMTFFNVTLLNPTVLVGLLIGSMVAFVFSGLTVQAVGRAAIMMVEEVRRQFREDPGILQGTSQPDYERCVAISTVGAQREMVLPALLAVIAPVVVGLLLGVAGVIGLLMGGLASGFVLAVFLSNAGGAWDNAKKYIESGYHGGKNSRAHRASVIGDTVGDPFKDTSGPSLNILVKLMSIMAIVMAGVTVTYSVL; encoded by the coding sequence ATGAACGAGCCTGTCTTTTGGATCGCACCGATCGCCGCGCTGTTGGCGATGATCTATGCCCGGAAGTTTTTCAAAGAGATGCTCCGGCAGGACCAGGGAACCGCGTTGATGCAGGAGATCGGCGACCATGTCCGCCACGGCGCCATGGCGTATCTGCGCCAGCAGTACAAGATCATGTTCTTGGTGTTCGCGGTCCTCACCATCGTCTTCGGCGTTCTCGCTTACTACTACCAGGTTCAAAACACCTGGCTGCCCTTTACCTTCGTCTTCGGGGGCTTCTTCTCGGCACTCGCCGGCTATTTCGGCATGCAGACCGCGACCCGTGCATCGACCCGCACGGCCGCGGCTGCGCGCACATCGCTCCCGGAGGCACTGAAGATCGCCTTCCGCAGCGGTGCCGTCATGGGGCTCGTTGTGGTCGGGCTCGGACTCGGCAATATCGTCGTCTGGTTCATCCTGGCCGACCTGCTGATCCCTCACAGCGCAGCCGGTGAAGGGGTCCGTATGGTGCTCGTCACCACGACGATCCTGACCTTCGGCGTGGGCGCCTCCATGCAGGCCATGTTCGCACGTGTCGGCGGCGGTATCTTCACCAAGGCTGCGGATGTGGGTGCCGACCTGGTCGGTAAGGTCGAGTCCGGCATCCCGGAGGACGACCCGCGCAATCCCGCCGTCATCGCGGACAACGTCGGGGACAACGTGGGCGATGTCGCCGGCATGGGTGCCGACCTCTTCGAATCCTATTGCGGCTCCATCCTCGCAGCCGCCGCGCTAGGGGCGGCCGCTTATGTCTTGGATCCGGCGCTTCAGATGAAGGCCGTGGTCGCCCCCATCGCCATTGCCGGCATCGGCATTCTGCTGTCGATCGTCGGGGTCTATCTGGTCAAGACCAAGGAAGGCGCGACCCAAAAGGATCTGCTCGGATCGCTTTCGCGCGGTATCAATGCCAGTGCGCTCATGATCGTAATTGCCTCCGCCGGGCTGCTGCTTCTCCTCGGCATCCCGAATGTCTGGGGGGTCTGGGGCGCGGTTGTGACCGGCTTGGTCACGGGCATCATCGTCGGTCGCTCGACCGAGTATTCGACCTCGCCCAGCTACGGCCCGACCCGGCTCATTGCGGCCCAGGCCGAAGGCGGGCCGGCAACCCTCATCATCGCAGGCGTCGGTGTGGGTATGCTCTCGACCGCCATTCCGGTCCTGGCCGTCGGCACCGGGACCATGCTGGCCTTCCTCTTCGCGTCCGGTTTCGATCTGACCCAAATGAACCAGGGTCTCTATGGCGTGGCCATCGCGGCGGTCGGGATGCTGTCCACGCTGGGGATTACGCTCGCCAGCGATGCCTATGGTCCCATCGCCGACAATGCCGGCGGCAATGCCGAGATGAGCGGTCTGGGCGCCGAGGTGCGGGCACGCACCGATGCACTGGATTCACTGGGCAACACCACCGCGGCGACCGGTAAGGGGTTCGCGATCGGCTCCGCCGCCTTGACCGCGCTCGCACTCATCGCCTCCTATATCGAGGTGATCCGCATCGAGCTGGTGAACGCCGGGCAGACGGTCTTGACGCTCGGTAACGATGCAACCGTCGAGACGGCGCGGGCCACCCTGACCGACTTCATGACCTTCTTCAACGTGACCCTGCTCAACCCGACCGTACTCGTGGGCCTGCTGATCGGCTCGATGGTGGCCTTCGTCTTCAGCGGCTTGACGGTGCAGGCGGTCGGGCGTGCGGCCATTATGATGGTCGAAGAGGTGCGCCGGCAGTTTCGCGAAGATCCGGGCATCCTCCAGGGCACCTCCCAGCCCGACTATGAGCGCTGTGTCGCGATCTCCACCGTCGGTGCGCAGCGCGAGATGGTGCTGCCGGCCTTGCTGGCCGTGATCGCGCCGGTCGTGGTTGGCCTGCTGCTGGGTGTTGCGGGCGTTATCGGTTTGCTGATGGGCGGGCTTGCCAGCGGCTTCGTGCTCGCGGTCTTTCTCTCGAATGCCGGCGGCGCCTGGGACAACGCCAAGAAATATATCGAGTCCGGCTATCACGGCGGCAAGAACTCGCGCGCGCACCGGGCATCCGTGATCGGCGATACCGTCGGTGACCCCTTCAAGGACACCTCGGGTCCGAGCCTAAACATCCTGGTCAAGCTGATGAGCATCATGGCCATCGTCATGGCCGGAGTGACCGTGACCTACAGCGTGCTCTGA
- the nifT gene encoding putative nitrogen fixation protein NifT, with protein MPNVMIRKNDAGELLFYVAKKDMEETIASVELDDAEHWGGEVELTDGSRWYIDPISPPPAFPTTLRFKRGDE; from the coding sequence ATGCCCAATGTGATGATTCGTAAGAACGACGCGGGAGAACTGCTCTTCTACGTCGCGAAAAAGGACATGGAGGAGACGATTGCCTCCGTGGAGCTGGATGACGCCGAACACTGGGGCGGCGAGGTGGAGCTGACCGACGGGTCGCGTTGGTATATCGACCCGATCAGCCCGCCCCCCGCGTTTCCGACCACGCTGCGTTTTAAGCGCGGCGACGAGTAA
- a CDS encoding sulfur globule family protein has protein sequence MNKTIKFAGLAAVVALAGASFSASAWWGGPGYGGPGGYGGGPGYGSGMMDNFGDMFGDGTGDFNMNMSGSGRGYGRGQGRGYGRGYGYGDQYGYGAPYGYGAPYGAPGYGAPYGAPGYGAPYGGAMPAPMAPPAAPAQ, from the coding sequence ATGAATAAAACGATCAAGTTTGCAGGTCTTGCAGCCGTTGTCGCTCTGGCCGGTGCTTCCTTCTCCGCCAGTGCTTGGTGGGGTGGCCCCGGTTACGGCGGACCCGGCGGCTACGGCGGCGGGCCCGGCTACGGCAGCGGCATGATGGACAACTTCGGCGACATGTTCGGTGACGGCACCGGCGACTTCAACATGAACATGAGCGGAAGCGGCCGCGGCTACGGGCGTGGTCAGGGTCGTGGCTATGGTCGCGGTTACGGTTACGGCGATCAGTACGGCTACGGCGCGCCTTACGGCTATGGTGCCCCCTACGGCGCGCCCGGCTACGGCGCTCCTTACGGTGCGCCCGGCTACGGTGCCCCCTACGGCGGCGCAATGCCAGCCCCGATGGCTCCTCCGGCTGCTCCCGCGCAATAA
- the ahcY gene encoding adenosylhomocysteinase, with protein sequence MSEFTDYKVADISLADFGRKEMAIAETEMPGLMALREQFGKSKPLAGARITGSLHMTIQTAVLIETLVALGAEIRWCSCNIFSTQDHAAAAIAAAGIPVYAWKGETLDEYWWCTEQVLNWPDGGGPNMILDDGGDATLIVHKGVEYEKAGAIPAPKADDSEEWLSILGLLSRTFARNPKHWHGIAEGIRGVTEETTTGVHRLYQMFRDGQLLFPAMNVNDSVTKSKFDNLYGCRESLVDAIKRATDVMIAGKIALVCGYGDVGKGSAASLRGLGATVWITEVDPICALQAAMEGYRVVTIEDVVGMVDIFVTATGNTDIITHDHMAAMKDQAIVCNIGHFDNEIQVYALKQYEWVNIKPQVDQIVFPDGHRITLLAEGRLVNLGCATGHPSFVMSNSFTNQVLAQIEIFTKPQDYPVGVYVLPKHLDEDVARLHLGKIGAKLTTLSKAQADYIGVPVEGPYKAENYRY encoded by the coding sequence ATGAGTGAGTTTACCGATTACAAGGTGGCCGATATCTCCCTGGCCGATTTCGGTCGCAAAGAGATGGCGATTGCCGAAACCGAGATGCCGGGTCTGATGGCCCTGCGCGAGCAGTTCGGCAAGAGCAAGCCGCTCGCCGGCGCACGCATTACCGGCAGTCTGCACATGACCATCCAGACCGCCGTCTTGATCGAGACGCTGGTCGCACTCGGCGCCGAGATCCGCTGGTGCTCGTGCAACATCTTCTCGACCCAGGACCATGCCGCCGCCGCCATCGCCGCGGCCGGCATCCCCGTCTATGCCTGGAAGGGCGAGACCCTGGACGAGTACTGGTGGTGTACCGAGCAGGTCCTGAACTGGCCCGACGGCGGCGGCCCGAACATGATCCTGGACGACGGCGGCGACGCCACCCTGATCGTGCACAAGGGTGTGGAGTACGAAAAGGCCGGCGCCATTCCGGCACCCAAGGCCGACGACAGCGAGGAATGGCTGTCCATCCTAGGGCTTCTCTCACGGACCTTTGCGCGCAATCCCAAGCATTGGCACGGCATCGCCGAGGGCATCCGCGGCGTCACCGAAGAGACGACCACCGGCGTTCATCGCCTCTATCAGATGTTCCGTGACGGGCAGCTCCTCTTCCCCGCCATGAACGTCAACGACTCGGTCACCAAATCGAAATTCGACAACCTCTACGGCTGCCGCGAGTCGCTGGTGGATGCGATCAAGCGCGCGACCGACGTCATGATCGCCGGCAAGATCGCCTTGGTCTGCGGTTACGGCGACGTCGGCAAGGGCTCCGCGGCATCGCTGCGCGGTCTGGGCGCGACCGTCTGGATCACCGAGGTCGATCCCATCTGTGCGCTGCAGGCGGCGATGGAAGGTTATCGCGTCGTGACCATCGAGGATGTTGTCGGCATGGTCGACATCTTCGTCACCGCGACCGGCAACACCGACATCATCACCCACGATCACATGGCCGCCATGAAGGACCAAGCGATCGTCTGCAACATCGGTCACTTCGACAACGAGATCCAGGTCTACGCGCTCAAGCAGTACGAGTGGGTGAACATCAAGCCGCAGGTCGACCAAATCGTCTTCCCGGACGGGCATCGCATCACCCTGCTGGCCGAGGGGCGGCTGGTCAACCTGGGCTGCGCGACCGGACATCCGAGCTTCGTGATGTCCAACAGCTTCACCAATCAGGTGTTGGCCCAGATCGAGATCTTCACCAAGCCGCAGGACTATCCGGTCGGCGTCTATGTGCTGCCCAAGCATCTGGACGAGGATGTCGCGCGTCTGCATCTGGGCAAGATCGGCGCGAAGCTGACGACACTGTCGAAGGCGCAGGCCGACTATATCGGCGTCCCGGTCGAGGGTCCTTACAAGGCCGAGAACTACAGGTATTAA
- a CDS encoding DUF6129 family protein: MIAGERLDQITEVVRRAGLSAETLGALRETFTDIHFTHCSDDDIGVGRPVRSAEGFKLYLVDGREHCLVLTDDPANATGVVLAEVEEQD, translated from the coding sequence ATGATCGCGGGGGAGCGACTCGACCAGATCACGGAGGTGGTGCGCCGAGCGGGGCTCAGCGCAGAGACCCTCGGCGCCTTGCGGGAGACCTTCACCGATATCCATTTCACCCATTGCAGCGATGACGACATCGGCGTCGGGAGGCCTGTTCGCAGCGCCGAGGGCTTCAAACTCTACCTGGTGGATGGACGAGAGCACTGTCTCGTCTTGACCGACGACCCGGCGAACGCCACCGGCGTTGTCCTTGCCGAGGTCGAAGAGCAGGATTGA